TGTAATAgagaagacatttttaaaatccattcGCCCAaagcaattttttaaaaagcGTACATATTATCTTTCAAAActcttcaaaataaaattatataaaatggcaAAGAAAGTTGGAGACTCAGCCGAACTCAACTACGACATGaactataatttgtttcttttgAAGACTTCTATGCAAAACTTGAAAACAGCACagggtaataaataataattataactacacGTTTAACGTTTTACCACTCGGAACACAAATTCTGAccacttcccccccccccccctagaaatgttatacattcattatttttagattctgggcgTTTAGTATTCAGTATTCATCGtcatgttataacttataacctatatataaccatactgtataatatggttGTACGATGCCGCCACTTATTTTGCATAtcagtataatacctacataaccATTTACCGCCACTTTATAATTATCGTTTTCATGTCACAGAAAAACACAGTGTGAACCGTTGGGTGCACAAACTGTTGGCGAGCAATAAGACGGTCGCCGAGATGAAGCTCCGTAACGATTTCATGTTCCACCTGGTAACGGCCGTCCAGGAGGGCGAGATCAAGGCACCTTTCAACCAGTATCCGCCGTCGTTGCCGCTCAGCAGTCTGACGTACCTGCTAACCGGCAGCGCACCCAGTGCTAGTGGCAAGGACGGAAAAAAAGGCGCTGGCGCTTGGGAGTGTGACCTGTCCAGCGAAGACACGGAAAAACCCATGCTGTACAGACAATCGCCCGACGGCGGAGCCTTTTTGGCCGCACAACCTGTACCGAAGTGTGGAGCGTTCTGTTACTTGGCCGTTGTCAGCAAGCCACCGGCAAAGGACGGCGACAAGCCCAAGTTGTAATAGCAACACGCGGGACGCACCTACCACCGTGTAtggtacacatatatatattatatataatatattgtacctaaaataaataatatgatttgttaAATCATTCGCTTCAGTATTGTTTTTTACTATTGTCGTTCGAATGCATAATACGCTTTATTAAGCGTACTTATTTATGATGAACTATGGGTTAACCGTTAATCGTAATTAGGCagagtgacaaaaaaaaaaccactgacgtaataaaattaataacaaggttatataattttggaaataaGTTTCCTGACGCTCACGATTACGTTGGaacgatttttataattttataatttatttaaattggacactatttttgtttcaaatttaacacatacctacactacagtgacttactcagtgacgaggtacactcgacaaAGGTACACTCGCAAAGTGGTTAACTTTTtccgcttttttttttatttggatctcggtgtttttaaatttgtcgtGCGGATTGTGGTCTTGTGGACAATTggtcaaacatttaaaatttgaaacatatatattattcatagataatatacaaattcttaaattatttatgatattattacagacGTAATTGTAGATGCTAATATTCGATCATAGTCATTTTAGTTATTAACTAAgtctgaaaacaaaaaatatccataaaaCGTTTTATTGACATTGTACAGTAGCCGCAGTAGGTACCACGAAAAATCAATTCATGGACGTAAAATGCATACTATTTCTGATAAGtatgatatagtaaaataatattaattgcggGGCTACCTGCAGTTCGTATAGTTCAGGATCAGCAagttgctataaattataatataacataatattatgtttatatgtatcATATTGTATGGTCATTATAGGTAATTGttacaaatatgtatacaatttataggtatataaattaagtatttcatatttgtatgtaaacatatatattacatagtatttatTTCGTAATTACCAACTGTCGGCTTATTGGTAGGTATTCATTGCTGACTGTTGTTATATTGATTATGtattgaaactaaaatattaataaaacaaaaaatgccATACTACGGGAaggaagtaggtatataattttgtacttttgcagACTTTAGACTGTAgcgtattatatttgtacataataatattatattatgtagaacatTGGACAtaggttattttaatattttatttgtggataCACTGTAAATATGGCGCCAGCGGGAAAACTAGGAAAACTTACACTCAGACGGGGAAAAGAGGGCTGGAAGAAATCGATTTCCATGTCACCAGCTGATATGGATGATAATCAGAGAGAAAAATAGTGATgtgcaaatatttaatattaatttcacattCATTCGTTATTTAGTGttatatagtatgatatttttaattaatttgtcgtTTAGTTATATTGTCGATCATATGACAAGGTAAGTACTAATAGTGAAATATTACAGTACGAACCTCAattaattacatacctatatgttGACATAGTgggtatagtaaaatatatagttatgttcttatattattattgttacgtaACATCGAATTTCAAGTTAGCAAgtcaatactaataataaaattgtaaatacttatacagttattctaaaattgtactattttacattaatttattattattatcattcacaTTTCACGCAAGTGCAATagtcatataaaatacatacctacctacctacttttaattATGTAGTATGCCGATTGCTAGCGCATTttattatcaacatattatatgtgatgTTCCTTATTTTTGagcattaaaaaaactattaggtaggtacacacataTACCTAAAACGATAGTTCTAAAACTGTAAGGTGCACAGAATTTTCTTGTtattcacaaaattaaataatattgttcaggtCAAATGTGAAAACTAAACATTAATTATCACATTTAATAAACACCTAACTGTTTAAGTAgttgaatattttcaactattaaTAATTGGTGTATAATGATTTACATTTACGATTACGATTACGGAATACGGTGACAGTGTAATACTACCTGTATATCAATACTACCACTTACCAGAAATACAGTAtcaagaaaataaaatggaaaaataaagtGCCTACTTGTTGACTGCAGATGatgatttaatttagattttaggaGGCTAAGTTCGATCAATCCCTTCAGTCTTCACTATACAACTTATGTCAATGTGTATagagtatacctaatatacataaatacattttgcacataaaaataaaaatctatacctTTATTCTTAGActgcataatttataattttaattttacccgATCAATATAATTAGACCTTTCAGTTTAAGTCGGACAATTTAACATACGAATATTCCTATTgccatacaaaattatatttacaattgatCATTTTAGGTAgtggataaattataatattacgaatttatttagattttaacttAAACCCTTTTGACAtgatttgtcaatattttattttataaccttaataaaaaatgtacttaaaaaataaaaacgctaaaaaaaatacaataatatatttatagaatagatttatatttaggtacaacttttatataaatactaattactgAAGCTTTcagaagtttatattatatgtctatataatttGGTACTTATAAATAATCGTTTAAGAAGAGTGAAACCAGAAGTATGTCAATGtcgaaattgtattataaacaatacGGGTTTGCATGTTACAAGTATCAACTGCTTACATGTGCAGATGCAGAACATAAGTGTTAACAAATG
This is a stretch of genomic DNA from Acyrthosiphon pisum isolate AL4f chromosome A3, pea_aphid_22Mar2018_4r6ur, whole genome shotgun sequence. It encodes these proteins:
- the LOC100570151 gene encoding uncharacterized protein LOC100570151, translating into MAKKVGDSAELNYDMNYNLFLLKTSMQNLKTAQEKHSVNRWVHKLLASNKTVAEMKLRNDFMFHLVTAVQEGEIKAPFNQYPPSLPLSSLTYLLTGSAPSASGKDGKKGAGAWECDLSSEDTEKPMLYRQSPDGGAFLAAQPVPKCGAFCYLAVVSKPPAKDGDKPKL